The sequence CTTGACTGCGTCCTTCGCGCCGGCGATGTCTTCGTCGGTGTAAGGCACGCCTACGCTTCGCAAGGCTTCCATTTTCTTGGCGGTGTCTTTGCCGTCCAGGTTGTGCTCGACCAGCCAGGGGTAAGAAGGCATCTTCGATTCGGGCACGACGTTGCGCGGGTTGTAGAGATGGGCGCGGTGCCAGTCATCGGAGTAGCGACCACCGACACGGGCCAGGTCCGGCCCGGTGCGCTTGGAGCCCCACAGGAACGGATGGTCGTAGACGCTTTCGCCAGCGACCGAGTAATGGCCGTAGCGCTCGGTCTCGGCACGGAACGGTCGGATCATCTGCGAGTGGCAGCCAACGCAGCCTTCGCGGATATACAGGTCACGACCTTCCAGCTGGAGCGCGGTGTAGGGCTTCATGCCTTCGACCGGCTCGTTGACGACGTCCTGGAAGAACAGCGGCACGATCTGGGTCAGACCACCGATGCTCACCGCGAGGACCATGAACAGGGTCAGCAGACCAATGTTCTTTTCGAGTATTTCGTGATTCTTCATTTATCGGTTCCCTCAGGCGATCTGCGCAGCGGCTTCGAATTCAGCCGGCTTGGCGGCACGCACAGTGCGCCAGGTGTTGTAAGCCATCAGCAGCATGCCGGTGAGGAAGAACGCACCGCCCAGCGCTCGCACGATGAAGCCGGGGTGACTGGCCTCCAGCGCTTCGACGAAGGAGTAGGTGAGGGTGCCGTCCTCGTTGATCGCACGCCACATCAGGCCCTGGGTGATGCCGTTGACCCACATCGAGGCGATGTAGAGCACGGTGCCGATGGTCGCCAGCCAGAAGTGGGCGTTGATCAGGCCGATGCTGTACATCTGCTCGCGAGCGAAGACCTTCGGAATCAGGTGATACATGGAGCCGATGGTGATCATGGCGACCCAGCCGAGTGCGCCGGCGTGAACATGGCCGATGGTCCAGTCGGTGTAGTGCGACAGCGCGTTGACCGTCTTGATCGCCATCATCGGGCCTTCGAACGTCGACATGCCGTAGAACGCCAGCGAGACGACCAGGAAACGCAGGATCGGATCGGTGCGCAGCTTATGCCAGGCGCCCGACAGGGTCATCATGCCGTTGATCATGCCGCCCCAGCTCGGTGCCAGCAGGATGATCGACATCACCATGCCCAGGCTTTGCGCCCATTCAGGCAGCGCGGTGTAGTGCAGGTGGTGCGGGCCAGCCCAGATATACAGGGTGATCAGCGCCCAGAAGTGCACGATGGACAAGCGATAGGAGTAGACCGGGCGGCCCGCTTGCTTGGGAACGAAGTAATACATCATTCCGAGGAACCCGGTGGTCAGGAAGAAACCTACCGCGTTGTGACCGTACCACCACTGGACCATGGCATCGGTAGCGCCAGAGTAGATGGAATAGGACTTGAACCAGGTCACCGGTACTTCCAGGTTGTTGACGATGTGCAGCATCGCCGTCACCAGGATAAAGGCACCGAAGAACCAGTTGCCCACATAGATGTGGCCGACCTTGCGCTTGAGGATGGTGCCGAAGAACACCACCGCATAGCAGATCCAGACGACCCCTAGCAGGATGTCGATCGGCCATTCCAGCTCGGCGTATTCCTTGGAGCTGGTGAAGCCCTGCGGCAGGGTGATCACGGCCAGAACGATAACCGCCTGCCAGCCCCAGAAGGTGAAGGACGCGAGGCCGTCAGAGAACAGACGGGCCTGCGAGGTCCGCTGCACGACATAGAATGACGTGGCCATCAATGCACAACCACCGAAGGCGAAGATCACCGCGTTGGTGTGCAGAGGACGCAAACGGCCGAAGCTGGTCCAGGGCAGATCGAAGTTGAGTTCAGGCCACACCAACTGTGCGGCGATAAACACACCCAGACCCATTCCGATAATTCCCCACACCACCGTCATGATGGCGAATTGGCGAACCACCTTATAGTTATATGCAGTCTCACTTATTGCTGTGCTCATGCAAGGCTTCCACGCTAAAGGCATATCAAGGGGCAAAAACGGCGGCAAGTATGGAGAAAGGAGGGGGGCAATGCAATCAACGCCCAGGCCATCTCGTGCCGTTCGGACCCTGATTCCAAGCGTATTCCATGCGCTTCGCAGGGTCGTTTTTCACATCATGCCGATGTGCAGAGTCGAGGGCCTCGCCTTGTAGTTCTGCGGAGTCTGGCGAGTGGGGATGAACTATAGGAGCTGCCGGTCGGCGGGCAAATAGAGGAGGGGGTGGACGGTGTGCGACAGAGCGTCGCAGTGCGGCTTTCGATGCTGGGGCTGAGCTGGAACAGGGCGGCACGGTCGCCGCCCTGTCAGGGGGATTACTGCTTGGCCAGGTGTTCTGCCTGTTGAGACAGACTGTATACGTAAGCTGCCAGCAGGTGAACCTTGTCATTGCCCAGATACTGTTCCTGCGCCGGCATCTGACCGTTACGTCCGTGACGAATGGTCTGTTGCAACTGAGGCAGCGTCGAGCCGTATATCCAGCCCGCAGAATTGGTCAGGTTTGGCGAACCCAGTACCGCCATGCCTTCACCATTCGCACCGTGGCAGACCGAGCAAGTCTGGGTATACACCTGGCTACCGGCGACGAGATCTGCCTCGGTGCCGTCCGGCAGGGCAAGGCCAGCGAGTTCGCTGCGTACATACGCTGCAACGTTCTTCACGCCATCTTCACCGATGACGGCGCCCCAGGCGGGCATGGTCGCGACGCGGCCGTGCAGGATGCTCGCCTTGATCGTCTCGGGATCGCCGCCCCAGCGCCACTCACTGTCAGCCAGGTTCGGGAAACCGTTCGAGCCTTTGGCATCCGAGCCGTGACAAACCGAGCAGTAGTTGGCGAAGAGACGGCCGCCGATCTTCAGGGCTCTGGGATCCTGAGCAACCTGCGTAACACTCATGGCCGAGTACTTGGCGAAGATCGGGCCGAACTTCGCATCGGCTTGGTCGATCTCCTGCTGCCATTGCTTGTCCTGCGTCCAGCCACCTTCGTAGCCCGGTAGTACACCCTTCCAGTTACCCAGGCCTGGGTAGAGCAGCAGATAGACGATGCTGAACACCAGGGTGCCGATGAAGAGCATGAACCACCACTTGGGCAGCGGGTTGTCGTATTCCTCGATACCGTCAAAGGAATGCCCCATGGTCTTGTCGGTCGTGCCTGCAGATTCACCCTTGCGGAAGGCGAAGATCAGCCAGAACAGAGCGACAATGGTGCCCAGCGTAAGCAGGGCGATGTATCCACTCCAGAAAGCGTTCATCTGTTACTCCTGGACAGCCCGAACGCTCGAACTGCCCGCGATGTTGGATCCCTGACGGCTGCCCCTTGCAGCGCGTCGTTTTCGATAGCGGCGCCGATGTCAGCGCTTGTTCTGAAGGGCAGTGCCGAGTACCTGCAGGTAAGCCACCATGGCGTCCATCTCGGTCTTGCCCTTGACGGCGGCTCCGGCTCGGGCGATGTCTTCATCGCTGTAGGGCACGCCAACGGCGCGCAGCGCTTTCATTTTCTTGGCGGTGTCCTTGCCATCCAGGGTGTCTTCTACCAGCCAGGGGTAAGAAGGCATCTTCGATTCGGGCACGACGTTGCGCGGGTTGTAGAGATGGGCGCGGTGCCAGTCGTCGGAGTAGCGACCACCGACACGGGCCAGGTCCGGCCCGGTGCGCTTGGAGCCCCACAGGAACGGATGGTCGTAGACGCTTTCGCCAGCGACCGAGTAATGGCCGTAGCGCTCGGTCTCGGCACGGAACGGTCGGATCATCTGCGAGTGGCAGCCAACGCAGCCTTCGCGGATATACAGGTCACGACCTTCCAGCTGGAGCGCGGTGTAGGGCTTCATGCCTTCGACCGGCTCGTTGACGACGTCCTGGAAGAACAGCGGCACGATCTGAGTCAGACCACCGATGCTCACCGCGAGGATCATGAACAGGGCCAGCAGGCCAACGTTCTTTTCGAGTATTTCGTGCTTCTTCATCAGTTGGCTCCTCAGGCGATCTGCGCGACGGCTGCGTTTTCGGCTGGCTTGGAGGCACTTACGGTGCGCCAGGTGTTGTAAGCCATCAGCAGCATGCCGGCGAAGAAGATTGCGCCGCCGATCATGCGGACCACGAAGCCCGGATGGCTCGCTTCAAGCGCTTCTGCAAAGGAGTAGGTAAGGGTGCCGTCTTCGTTGATCGCACGCCACATCAGGCCCTGCGCGATCCCGTTGACCCACATCGAGGCGATGTAGAGCACGGTGCCGATGGTGGCCAGCCAGAAGTGGGTGTTGATCAGGCCGATGCTGTACATCTGCTCGCGACCGAAGACCTTCGGAATCAGGTGGTACAGGGCACCAATGGAAACCATCGCGACCCAGCCGAGCGCCCCGGCGTGAACATGGCCGATGGTCCAGTCGGTGTAGTGCGACAGCGCGTTGACCGTCTTGATCGCCATCATCGGGCCTTCGAACGTCGACATGCCGTAGAACGCCAGGGAGACGACCAGGAAGCGCAGGATCGGATCGCTGCGCAGCTTATGCCAGGCGCCCGACAGGGTCATCATGCCGTTGATCATGCCACCCCAGCTCGGTGCGAGCAGGATCAGCGACATCACCATGCCCAGGCTTTGCGCCCAGTCCGGCAGTGCGGTGTAGTGCAGGTGGTGCGGGCCGGCCCAGATGTAAACGGTGATCAGCGCCCAGAAGTGAACGATCGACAGGCGATACGAATACACGGGGCGCTCGGCCTGTTTCGGAACGAAGTAGTACATGATCCCGAGGAAGCCGGCTGTGAGGAAGAAGCCCACGGCATTGTGGCCATACCACCATTGCACCATCGCATCGGTCGCACCGGCATACAGCGAGTAGGATTTCGTCGCAGTGACCGGGATTTCCAGGTTGTTGACGATATGCAGGATCGCCACCGTCAGGATGAACGCGCCGAAGAACCAGTTACCCACATAGATATGCTTGTTCTTGCGCGTGGCCAGTGTGCCGAAGAACACGATTGCGTAGGCCACCCAGACGATGGTGATGAGGATGTCGATCGGCCATTCCAGCTCGGCGTATTCCTTGGAGCTGGTGAAGCCCAGCGGAAGGGAAATCGCCGCGAGCAGGATGACCAGTTGCCAGCCCCAGAACGTGAACGCGGCCAGCTTGGGCGCGAACAGTGTGGTCTGGCAGGTGCGCTGGACGGAATAATAGGATGTTGCGAACAATGCGCAGCCGCCGAAGGCGAAAATTACCGCGTTGGTATGTAAGGGTCGCAAGCGGCCAAAGCTGGTCCAGGGCAGATCGAAGTTGAGGAACGGCCAAGCCAACTGTGCTGCGATGAAAACGCCGAGCCCCATCCCGACGATTCCCCACACCACCGTCATAACGGCGAATTGGCGGACCACCTTGTAGTCGTAGGCGGTACTGGTTGCTGTGTTCATGTATGGGCTTCCATCCACGGTAGTGAGCATGTTTTTGTTGCGTTGAGCAGGCATTTCTTCAAAAGAACGCGGGGGCAAGGATGGGCAAAGGGCAAACGGCTGGTATTGACGCTGATCAATACTCCCAGGGCGGTGAAATCCCACTCGTTCGGCGCGATGACCCGCGCCACGGGGCTTTCAGCAGTCTGATACTCGCGCATGGGGCGGGTGCTCCGATGGACAGCCCGTTCATGCAGGAGATGACCGAACGACTCGTGGAGCGTGGCATTGCGGTCTTTCGCTTCGAGTTCGCCTACATGGCGGAACGGCGGATGACGGGGCGCAGGCGACCGCCCAATCCGCAGGCGCAGCTGTTGCAGCAATGGCGGGAGGTGTACCGGTCGGTGCGACAGCAAACCGCAGGGGTTCTGGCGGTCGGTGGCAAGTCGATGGGAGGACGGATGGCAAGTCTGCTGGCCGACGAACTCCAGGTCGATGCGCTCGTGTGTCTGGGATATCCCTTCTACGCCGCCGGCAAGCCGGAAAAACCCAGGGTCGCCCACCTGGGTGAGTTGCGCACCCCGACACTGATCGTCCAGGGCGAGCGTGACGCGTTGGGCGACCGGGAGGCGGTCGGCGTCTATTCATTATCGCCGGCGATTGCCCTCCATTGGCTGGCGGCAGCGGACCACGATCTCAAGCCGCTCAAGAAGTCGGGGCTGACTCACGCGCAGCACCTGGACGCTGCGGCCGATGTCGTTGCGGCATTCTTGCGCGGTC is a genomic window of Stutzerimonas stutzeri containing:
- the ccoP gene encoding cytochrome-c oxidase, cbb3-type subunit III; this encodes MNAFWSGYIALLTLGTIVALFWLIFAFRKGESAGTTDKTMGHSFDGIEEYDNPLPKWWFMLFIGTLVFSIVYLLLYPGLGNWKGVLPGYEGGWTQDKQWQQEIDQADAKFGPIFAKYSAMSVTQVAQDPRALKIGGRLFANYCSVCHGSDAKGSNGFPNLADSEWRWGGDPETIKASILHGRVATMPAWGAVIGEDGVKNVAAYVRSELAGLALPDGTEADLVAGSQVYTQTCSVCHGANGEGMAVLGSPNLTNSAGWIYGSTLPQLQQTIRHGRNGQMPAQEQYLGNDKVHLLAAYVYSLSQQAEHLAKQ
- the ccoO gene encoding cytochrome-c oxidase, cbb3-type subunit II, encoding MKNHEILEKNIGLLTLFMVLAVSIGGLTQIVPLFFQDVVNEPVEGMKPYTALQLEGRDLYIREGCVGCHSQMIRPFRAETERYGHYSVAGESVYDHPFLWGSKRTGPDLARVGGRYSDDWHRAHLYNPRNVVPESKMPSYPWLVEHNLDGKDTAKKMEALRSVGVPYTDEDIAGAKDAVKGKTEMDALVAYLQVLGTALTNKR
- the ccoN gene encoding cytochrome-c oxidase, cbb3-type subunit I; the protein is MSTAISETAYNYKVVRQFAIMTVVWGIIGMGLGVFIAAQLVWPELNFDLPWTSFGRLRPLHTNAVIFAFGGCALMATSFYVVQRTSQARLFSDGLASFTFWGWQAVIVLAVITLPQGFTSSKEYAELEWPIDILLGVVWICYAVVFFGTILKRKVGHIYVGNWFFGAFILVTAMLHIVNNLEVPVTWFKSYSIYSGATDAMVQWWYGHNAVGFFLTTGFLGMMYYFVPKQAGRPVYSYRLSIVHFWALITLYIWAGPHHLHYTALPEWAQSLGMVMSIILLAPSWGGMINGMMTLSGAWHKLRTDPILRFLVVSLAFYGMSTFEGPMMAIKTVNALSHYTDWTIGHVHAGALGWVAMITIGSMYHLIPKVFAREQMYSIGLINAHFWLATIGTVLYIASMWVNGITQGLMWRAINEDGTLTYSFVEALEASHPGFIVRALGGAFFLTGMLLMAYNTWRTVRAAKPAEFEAAAQIA
- the ccoO gene encoding cytochrome-c oxidase, cbb3-type subunit II, with the protein product MKKHEILEKNVGLLALFMILAVSIGGLTQIVPLFFQDVVNEPVEGMKPYTALQLEGRDLYIREGCVGCHSQMIRPFRAETERYGHYSVAGESVYDHPFLWGSKRTGPDLARVGGRYSDDWHRAHLYNPRNVVPESKMPSYPWLVEDTLDGKDTAKKMKALRAVGVPYSDEDIARAGAAVKGKTEMDAMVAYLQVLGTALQNKR
- a CDS encoding alpha/beta family hydrolase, translating into MDSPFMQEMTERLVERGIAVFRFEFAYMAERRMTGRRRPPNPQAQLLQQWREVYRSVRQQTAGVLAVGGKSMGGRMASLLADELQVDALVCLGYPFYAAGKPEKPRVAHLGELRTPTLIVQGERDALGDREAVGVYSLSPAIALHWLAAADHDLKPLKKSGLTHAQHLDAAADVVAAFLRGL
- the ccoN gene encoding cytochrome-c oxidase, cbb3-type subunit I, with the protein product MNTATSTAYDYKVVRQFAVMTVVWGIVGMGLGVFIAAQLAWPFLNFDLPWTSFGRLRPLHTNAVIFAFGGCALFATSYYSVQRTCQTTLFAPKLAAFTFWGWQLVILLAAISLPLGFTSSKEYAELEWPIDILITIVWVAYAIVFFGTLATRKNKHIYVGNWFFGAFILTVAILHIVNNLEIPVTATKSYSLYAGATDAMVQWWYGHNAVGFFLTAGFLGIMYYFVPKQAERPVYSYRLSIVHFWALITVYIWAGPHHLHYTALPDWAQSLGMVMSLILLAPSWGGMINGMMTLSGAWHKLRSDPILRFLVVSLAFYGMSTFEGPMMAIKTVNALSHYTDWTIGHVHAGALGWVAMVSIGALYHLIPKVFGREQMYSIGLINTHFWLATIGTVLYIASMWVNGIAQGLMWRAINEDGTLTYSFAEALEASHPGFVVRMIGGAIFFAGMLLMAYNTWRTVSASKPAENAAVAQIA